In one window of Streptomyces sp. NBC_01224 DNA:
- the lexA gene encoding transcriptional repressor LexA, with amino-acid sequence MTTTADSATITAQDRSQSRLEPVHAMNDSVTNTEGPEPVRPARSLPGRPPGIRADSSGLTDRQRRVIEVIRDSVQRRGYPPSMREIGQAVGLSSTSSVAHQLMALERKGFLRRDPHRPRAYEVRGSDQPSSQPTDTTGKPAASYVPLVGRIAAGGPILAEESVEDVFPLPRQLVGDGELFVLKVVGDSMIEAAICDGDWVTVRRQPVAENGDIVAAMLDGEATVKRFKREDGHVWLLPHNSAYQPIPGDEATILGKVVAVLRRV; translated from the coding sequence GTGACCACCACCGCAGACAGTGCCACCATCACTGCCCAGGACCGCTCCCAGAGCCGACTCGAGCCGGTGCATGCCATGAATGACTCAGTCACGAACACGGAGGGGCCAGAGCCCGTGCGCCCGGCGCGCTCGTTGCCCGGCCGACCTCCAGGTATCCGGGCGGACAGCTCGGGGCTCACGGACCGGCAGCGGCGAGTGATCGAGGTGATCCGGGACTCCGTGCAGCGGCGTGGCTACCCGCCCTCGATGCGGGAGATCGGTCAGGCGGTGGGCCTGTCCAGCACGTCCTCCGTCGCCCATCAGCTGATGGCCCTGGAGCGCAAGGGTTTCCTGCGTCGCGACCCACATCGCCCGCGGGCGTACGAGGTCCGCGGTTCGGACCAGCCCAGCTCGCAGCCCACCGATACAACGGGAAAGCCCGCGGCGTCGTATGTGCCGCTGGTCGGCCGGATCGCAGCCGGTGGCCCGATCCTCGCCGAGGAATCGGTCGAGGACGTCTTCCCGCTCCCCCGCCAGCTGGTCGGTGACGGAGAGCTGTTCGTCCTCAAGGTCGTCGGTGACTCGATGATCGAGGCGGCGATCTGTGACGGCGACTGGGTCACTGTGCGCCGCCAGCCGGTCGCGGAGAACGGCGACATCGTGGCAGCCATGCTGGACGGCGAGGCCACGGTCAAGCGCTTCAAGCGGGAGGACGGCCATGTGTGGCTGCTCCCGCACAACTCCGCGTACCAGCCGATCCCGGGCGACGAAGCGACAATTCTCGGCAAGGTGGTGGCGGTGCTGCGGCGGGTGTGA
- the nrdR gene encoding transcriptional regulator NrdR codes for MHCPFCRHPDSRVVDSRTTDDGTSIRRRRQCPGCSRRFTTVETCSLMVVKRSGVTEPFSRTKVISGVRKACQGRPVTEDALAKLGQRVEEAVRATGSAELTTHDVGLAILGPLQELDLVAYLRFASVYRAFDTLEDFEAAIAELRERRPPVEERGRGETLEVPVPAVAAD; via the coding sequence ATGCACTGCCCCTTCTGCAGGCACCCCGACAGCCGCGTCGTCGACAGTCGCACCACCGATGACGGCACGTCGATCCGCCGTCGCCGTCAGTGCCCCGGCTGCTCCCGCCGTTTCACGACGGTGGAGACCTGCTCGCTGATGGTGGTGAAGCGCAGCGGTGTGACCGAACCCTTCAGCCGTACCAAGGTCATCTCCGGCGTGCGCAAGGCATGCCAGGGGCGGCCGGTCACCGAGGACGCCCTCGCCAAGCTCGGCCAGCGGGTCGAGGAGGCGGTGCGTGCCACCGGCAGTGCCGAGCTGACCACCCATGACGTGGGTCTGGCGATCCTCGGCCCCCTGCAGGAACTCGACCTCGTCGCGTACCTGCGTTTCGCGTCCGTGTACCGGGCGTTCGACACACTTGAAGACTTCGAGGCCGCCATCGCGGAACTCCGCGAACGGCGGCCTCCCGTGGAGGAGCGCGGGAGGGGCGAGACCCTTGAGGTCCCCGTTCCCGCCGTCGCCGCCGACTGA
- a CDS encoding IucA/IucC family protein: MPKYPASHDSAESADLLSTPELDRTVWDGAAARLLAKMLGQFAYEEVIAPVRQDDGGDTYTLGLDDGGTLSFSARRGVYGSWHIAPDSVLETCGSARESPTDSTRDSGRGAPAEPLRDRNSDTVPFRDPLQFLARARHTLGIDGATLGHLIREITTTLAADARLDHTALPVDRLADLDYAELEGHQTGHPWLVANKGRLGFSATDASRYTPEARTPVRLPWIAVSTRIATYRGVTGLATPEQLYVQELDPSVRDSFAAVLRARGLDPGSYLCLPVHPWQWDEWIVPVFAPAIAAGDIVPLHSDADLRLPQQSIRTFTNVARPDRHTVKLPLSILNTLVWRGLPTERTLAAPAVTTWVQGLRDRDAFLRDTCQVILLGEVASVTVEHPLYDHLPETPYQFKEILGAIWREPLQPRLAPGERARTLASLLHTDPRGRAFTAELVARSGLTPTTWLTRLFSALLPPLLHFLYRYGTVFSPHGENAIVVFDNQDVPVRLAIKDFVDDVNISAQPLPEHESMPQDVRRILLTEEPSFLTQFIHAGLFIGVFRFLSPLCEEQLGVPEADFWSLVRAEILRHHARFPELKERFEMFDMLTPRIERLCLNRNRLHVDGYRDRPRRPHAAIHGTVPNPLHPSV; this comes from the coding sequence GTGCCGAAATATCCTGCGAGCCATGATTCAGCGGAGTCTGCCGACCTGCTCAGCACGCCAGAACTGGACCGGACGGTCTGGGACGGAGCCGCTGCCCGACTGCTCGCGAAGATGCTCGGTCAATTCGCCTACGAGGAAGTCATCGCGCCGGTCCGGCAGGACGACGGGGGCGATACGTACACCCTCGGGCTCGATGACGGTGGAACCCTGAGCTTCAGCGCCCGGCGGGGCGTGTACGGCAGTTGGCACATCGCCCCCGATTCGGTTCTGGAGACGTGCGGGAGCGCCCGGGAGTCGCCGACGGACTCGACGCGGGACAGCGGCCGGGGCGCGCCTGCCGAGCCACTGCGGGACCGGAACTCCGACACCGTCCCCTTCCGCGACCCGCTGCAGTTCCTCGCCCGCGCCCGCCACACCCTCGGGATCGACGGCGCCACCCTCGGCCACCTCATCCGCGAGATCACCACCACCCTCGCCGCCGACGCCCGGCTCGACCACACCGCGCTCCCCGTCGACCGGCTGGCCGATCTCGACTACGCCGAGCTGGAAGGGCACCAGACAGGACACCCCTGGCTCGTCGCCAACAAGGGACGCCTCGGCTTCTCCGCCACCGACGCCTCCCGTTACACACCGGAGGCCCGCACGCCGGTCAGGCTGCCGTGGATCGCCGTCTCCACCAGGATCGCCACCTACCGCGGAGTGACCGGCCTGGCCACCCCCGAGCAGCTGTACGTGCAGGAACTCGACCCGTCGGTCCGCGACTCCTTCGCCGCCGTGCTCCGCGCCCGCGGCCTCGATCCCGGCAGCTATCTGTGTCTTCCCGTGCACCCCTGGCAGTGGGACGAATGGATCGTTCCGGTCTTCGCCCCGGCCATCGCCGCAGGCGACATCGTTCCGCTCCACTCCGACGCCGATCTCCGGCTGCCTCAGCAGTCCATTCGCACGTTCACCAACGTGGCCCGCCCCGACCGGCACACCGTCAAACTGCCCCTGTCGATCCTCAACACGCTGGTCTGGCGAGGACTGCCCACCGAACGCACCCTCGCGGCCCCCGCCGTCACCACCTGGGTCCAGGGCCTGCGCGACCGGGACGCCTTTCTGCGCGACACCTGCCAGGTCATCCTGCTCGGCGAGGTGGCCTCCGTGACCGTCGAGCATCCGCTCTACGACCACCTCCCGGAAACCCCGTACCAGTTCAAGGAAATCCTCGGCGCGATCTGGCGAGAACCCCTCCAGCCCCGGCTCGCGCCGGGCGAACGGGCCCGGACCCTCGCCTCGCTGCTCCACACAGATCCACGGGGCCGCGCCTTCACGGCCGAGCTCGTCGCCCGCTCGGGGCTCACGCCCACCACCTGGCTGACCCGGCTCTTCTCCGCGCTGCTCCCGCCGCTGCTGCACTTCCTCTACCGCTACGGCACCGTGTTCTCCCCGCACGGCGAGAACGCCATCGTCGTCTTCGACAACCAGGACGTACCGGTACGCCTGGCGATCAAGGACTTCGTGGACGATGTGAACATCAGCGCCCAGCCGCTGCCGGAGCATGAGTCGATGCCACAGGACGTACGCCGCATCCTGCTCACCGAGGAGCCCTCCTTCCTCACCCAGTTCATCCACGCCGGACTTTTCATCGGTGTCTTTCGCTTCCTGTCCCCACTGTGCGAGGAACAGCTGGGAGTTCCGGAGGCCGATTTCTGGTCACTCGTGCGGGCCGAGATTCTGCGGCACCACGCCCGCTTCCCCGAGCTCAAGGAGCGATTTGAGATGTTCGACATGCTGACGCCCCGCATCGAACGTCTCTGTCTGAACCGCAACCGCCTGCACGTGGACGGCTACCGGGACCGCCCCCGGCGCCCGCACGCCGCCATCCACGGGACCGTGCCCAACCCGCTCCACCCCTCCGTCTGA
- a CDS encoding ATP-dependent DNA helicase, which yields MTKPSLPELLHAAVTAVGGTERPGQAAMAEAVAEAVDDNAHLLVQAGTGTGKSLGYLVPALAHGERVVVATATLALQRQLVERDLPRTVDALHPLLRRRPQFAMLKGRSNYLCLHRLHEGVPQDEEEGLFDQFEAAAPSSKLGQDLLRLRDWSDETETGDRDDLTPGVSDRAWAQVSVSSRECLGASKCAYGAECFAEQARERAKLADVVVTNHALLAIDAIEGAPVLPQHEVLIVDEAHELVSRVTGVATGELTPGQVNRAVRRAAKLVNEKAADALQTASEGFERVMELALPGRLEEVPEDLGYALLALRDAARTVISALGATRDKSVQDEDAVRKQALASVETIHGVAERITQGSEYDVVWYERHDRFGASVRVAPLSVSGLLREKLFAERSVVLTSATLKLGGDFNGVGASLGLAPEGTAGDDIPQWKGLDVGSPFDYPKQGILYVARHLATPGREGSRTDMLDELAELVEAAGGRTLGLFSSMRAAQAAAEEMRGRVGKPILLQGEETLGELIKNFAADPETCLFGTLSLWQGVDVPGASCQLVVMDRIPFPRPDDPLMSARQKAVEEAGGNGFMAVAATHAALLMAQGAGRLVRATGDKGVVAVLDPRLANARYGSYLRASLPDFWYTTDRNQARRSLAAIDAAAKANDQ from the coding sequence ATGACAAAGCCATCCCTCCCCGAGCTCCTCCACGCCGCAGTGACCGCCGTCGGCGGTACGGAACGGCCCGGCCAGGCCGCCATGGCCGAGGCCGTTGCCGAGGCTGTCGACGACAATGCCCATCTGCTCGTCCAGGCCGGCACCGGCACGGGTAAATCCCTCGGCTACCTGGTGCCCGCACTCGCGCACGGGGAGCGCGTCGTGGTGGCGACGGCGACCCTGGCACTGCAGCGCCAGCTCGTGGAGCGCGACCTCCCGCGCACGGTCGACGCCCTGCATCCGTTGCTGCGCCGCCGTCCCCAGTTCGCCATGCTGAAGGGCCGCTCGAACTATCTCTGCCTGCACCGGCTCCATGAAGGAGTGCCCCAGGACGAGGAGGAGGGGCTCTTCGATCAGTTCGAGGCAGCGGCCCCGTCGAGCAAGCTCGGCCAGGATCTGCTGCGGCTGCGGGACTGGTCGGACGAGACCGAGACCGGCGATCGCGACGACCTCACCCCGGGCGTATCCGACCGTGCCTGGGCGCAGGTCTCGGTCTCCTCCCGCGAATGCCTGGGCGCCAGCAAGTGCGCGTACGGCGCGGAGTGTTTCGCGGAGCAGGCCCGTGAGCGTGCCAAGCTCGCCGATGTCGTCGTCACCAATCACGCCCTCCTCGCCATCGATGCCATCGAGGGCGCCCCTGTGCTTCCGCAGCATGAGGTACTGATCGTCGACGAGGCCCATGAGCTGGTCTCCAGGGTCACCGGAGTGGCCACCGGCGAGCTCACCCCCGGCCAGGTCAACCGCGCGGTGCGCCGAGCGGCGAAGCTGGTCAACGAGAAGGCGGCTGACGCCCTGCAGACCGCGTCGGAGGGCTTCGAGCGAGTGATGGAGCTGGCGCTCCCCGGTCGCCTGGAAGAGGTCCCCGAGGACCTCGGATACGCGCTGCTGGCGCTTCGTGACGCCGCGCGTACGGTGATCTCGGCCCTGGGCGCCACCCGGGACAAGTCCGTCCAGGACGAGGACGCCGTCCGCAAGCAGGCACTCGCATCGGTGGAGACGATTCACGGCGTCGCCGAGCGCATCACCCAAGGCTCGGAGTACGACGTCGTCTGGTACGAGCGTCATGACCGTTTCGGCGCCTCAGTGCGGGTCGCCCCGCTCTCCGTATCCGGACTTCTGCGCGAGAAGCTCTTCGCCGAGCGGTCCGTCGTCCTCACCTCGGCCACGCTCAAGCTCGGTGGGGATTTCAACGGGGTGGGGGCGTCGCTCGGACTCGCTCCCGAAGGCACTGCGGGCGACGACATTCCGCAGTGGAAGGGACTCGACGTCGGGTCGCCGTTCGACTACCCGAAGCAGGGAATCCTGTACGTCGCCAGGCATCTGGCCACGCCCGGTCGGGAGGGTTCTCGCACCGACATGCTGGATGAACTCGCCGAACTGGTGGAGGCGGCGGGCGGGCGCACCCTCGGTCTGTTCTCGTCCATGCGGGCGGCCCAGGCCGCCGCCGAGGAAATGCGCGGCCGAGTCGGCAAGCCGATCCTGCTGCAGGGCGAGGAGACCCTCGGAGAGCTGATCAAGAACTTCGCAGCCGATCCCGAGACCTGCCTCTTCGGCACGCTGTCGCTCTGGCAGGGCGTGGATGTGCCCGGGGCCAGCTGCCAGCTGGTGGTCATGGACAGGATTCCGTTCCCACGTCCCGACGACCCGCTGATGAGCGCACGCCAGAAGGCGGTTGAGGAGGCTGGAGGCAATGGATTCATGGCCGTCGCGGCGACGCATGCCGCGCTGCTGATGGCTCAGGGCGCCGGCCGGCTCGTACGGGCCACGGGCGACAAGGGAGTGGTCGCGGTGCTCGATCCGCGGCTGGCCAACGCCCGGTACGGCAGCTATCTGCGCGCCTCGCTGCCCGATTTCTGGTACACCACCGACCGCAACCAGGCGCGCCGCTCACTCGCGGCTATCGACGCGGCAGCCAAGGCCAACGACCAGTAG